The proteins below are encoded in one region of Microbacterium pygmaeum:
- a CDS encoding L,D-transpeptidase family protein — protein MTDVVTRPNADSAPDDDAIVDGPVGDAAAPPGDATTGEYAWAPAEPPKRSKHLGWWIGVPAGAAVIALVASSLVLIAPGTSIAGVPVGFSTPGAAADAVAAQLATTTVVLTGDGGDAEVTAAELGASVDSRALADRAFALHPMWNPTTWFADPSTAAVSIDEEAATTALREAAPALYTDPVDATIAFDAATASFMTTPAEPGTGVDVESVRLALQTALADGESRVELDATPAEVAAITSTATAEASTATLNSMLDTAGFYVGTERTVPIDRAVAASWITVQPTDDGTFDISADAAAIQPMVDSLAPLVNRAAENGKVITDSSGDVLREEAAGISGRALGDTSSVASDYATQLSTGNAAFTLPVTEVAPVITTLARRIEVNLSDQQAVLYENNAVVQSWYISSGKDGFNSGTGNFRINSKLTSQNMGNRDLTKAPYYFTPDVPYVMYYNGDEALHGTYWHDNFGNQMSHGCINMPVSAAEYVFDWAPIGTEVSVHY, from the coding sequence GTGACGGATGTGGTCACCAGACCGAACGCTGACAGTGCGCCGGACGACGATGCGATCGTCGACGGGCCGGTCGGCGACGCCGCAGCGCCTCCTGGCGACGCGACGACCGGCGAATACGCATGGGCTCCCGCCGAGCCCCCGAAGCGCAGCAAGCACCTCGGCTGGTGGATCGGCGTTCCGGCCGGAGCCGCAGTCATCGCGCTCGTCGCCTCCTCCCTCGTCCTCATCGCCCCCGGCACCTCGATCGCCGGCGTCCCGGTGGGCTTTTCCACCCCCGGTGCCGCGGCCGACGCCGTGGCGGCGCAGTTGGCCACCACGACCGTCGTGCTCACGGGTGACGGTGGCGACGCCGAGGTCACCGCCGCCGAGCTCGGCGCCTCCGTCGACTCGCGGGCGCTCGCCGACCGGGCGTTCGCCCTGCACCCGATGTGGAACCCGACGACCTGGTTCGCAGACCCCTCGACGGCCGCTGTCAGCATCGACGAGGAGGCCGCGACAACGGCGCTGCGCGAAGCAGCACCGGCGCTGTACACCGACCCCGTCGATGCGACGATCGCCTTCGATGCCGCCACCGCCAGCTTCATGACGACTCCCGCCGAGCCCGGAACCGGTGTGGACGTCGAATCCGTCCGCCTCGCCCTGCAGACCGCGCTCGCCGACGGCGAGTCCCGCGTCGAGCTCGACGCGACGCCGGCTGAAGTCGCGGCCATCACCTCGACGGCGACCGCCGAAGCGTCGACGGCGACGCTGAACAGCATGCTCGACACCGCCGGCTTCTACGTCGGGACCGAGCGCACGGTGCCGATCGATCGCGCGGTCGCGGCATCCTGGATCACCGTCCAGCCGACCGATGACGGAACCTTCGACATCAGCGCCGACGCGGCGGCGATCCAGCCGATGGTCGATTCTCTGGCCCCGCTCGTGAACCGGGCGGCCGAGAACGGCAAGGTCATCACAGACTCCAGCGGCGACGTGCTCCGCGAGGAGGCTGCCGGCATCTCCGGCCGCGCCCTCGGCGACACGTCGAGCGTCGCATCGGATTACGCCACCCAGCTGTCGACCGGCAACGCCGCGTTCACGCTCCCGGTCACCGAGGTCGCGCCGGTCATCACGACGCTCGCCCGTCGCATCGAGGTGAACCTCAGCGACCAGCAGGCGGTCCTTTACGAGAACAACGCGGTGGTCCAGTCCTGGTACATCTCGTCGGGCAAGGACGGCTTCAACTCGGGAACCGGCAACTTCCGGATCAATTCGAAGCTCACCTCGCAGAACATGGGAAACCGCGATCTGACGAAGGCGCCGTACTACTTCACGCCGGACGTGCCGTACGTCATGTACTACAACGGCGACGAGGCCCTCCACGGGACCTACTGGCACGACAACTTCGGCA